In the Acidobacteriota bacterium genome, one interval contains:
- the grxC gene encoding glutaredoxin 3 — protein MTRKIVMYTRSWCGYCSRAKRLLDSRELEYDEIDIGRTPEATAEMLKRSGGRYTVPQVFIDDVHIGGSDELLELAERGGLDEEPERRSDSGECS, from the coding sequence ATGACAAGAAAAATCGTGATGTACACAAGAAGCTGGTGCGGGTACTGTTCTCGTGCAAAACGGCTGCTGGATAGCCGTGAATTGGAGTACGACGAGATCGACATCGGGCGGACGCCCGAGGCGACCGCCGAGATGCTGAAGCGCTCGGGCGGACGTTACACGGTGCCACAGGTTTTCATCGACGATGTCCACATCGGCGGCTCCGACGAGTTGCTCGAACTCGCGGAGCGGGGTGGGTTGGACGAAGAACCAGAGAGAAGGAGCGACAGCGGTGAGTGTTCATGA
- the icd gene encoding isocitrate dehydrogenase (NADP(+)), with protein MSENQFPAPPEGQPVRVKDGRPVVSRNPIIPYIEGDGIGPDIWRATQHVVDHAVARTYDDGRAIAWYEVFAGEKAFERFGEWLPEKTVETIREFKIAIKGPLTTPVGGGIRSLNVALRHLLDLYACVRPVRHIKGVPSPVLRPGDMNVVIFRENTEDVYAGLEWESGSPEAARVIEFLNQEMGKNVRRDSGLGIKPISPFGTRRLVGKAIQYAIDRHRESVTFVHKGNIMKFTEGAFKDWGYEVAAEEFGSQTIREDAVWAEHAGVVPDNKIVIKDRIADAMFQQVLLRPREYAVLAMPNLNGDYLSDACAAQVGGLGMAPGANMSDDLACFEATHGTAPKYAGQDKVNPGSLILSAMMMLEHMGWNEAAHAIDRALETTIDQKVVTYDLARQMDGAREVRCSEFGEAIVRNL; from the coding sequence ATGTCTGAGAACCAGTTCCCGGCACCGCCGGAAGGGCAGCCGGTCCGCGTCAAGGATGGCCGCCCCGTTGTCTCCCGGAACCCCATTATCCCGTACATCGAGGGGGATGGAATCGGACCCGATATCTGGCGAGCCACCCAGCACGTGGTCGACCATGCGGTGGCCCGAACCTATGACGACGGCAGGGCGATCGCCTGGTACGAGGTCTTTGCCGGCGAGAAGGCGTTCGAACGATTCGGCGAATGGCTACCGGAGAAGACGGTCGAGACGATCCGCGAGTTCAAGATCGCCATCAAGGGTCCGTTGACGACTCCGGTCGGAGGTGGGATAAGAAGCCTCAACGTCGCGCTACGACACCTCCTGGATCTCTATGCCTGCGTACGCCCGGTCCGCCACATCAAAGGGGTGCCGTCTCCGGTGCTCCGTCCCGGCGACATGAACGTCGTGATCTTCCGGGAGAACACCGAAGACGTTTATGCGGGGCTGGAATGGGAATCGGGCAGTCCCGAGGCCGCGCGCGTGATCGAGTTTCTCAATCAGGAGATGGGCAAGAACGTTCGGAGAGACTCGGGTCTGGGTATCAAGCCGATCTCTCCGTTCGGGACGCGGCGTCTTGTCGGCAAGGCGATCCAGTACGCCATCGATCGTCATCGCGAGAGTGTGACTTTCGTGCACAAGGGGAACATCATGAAGTTCACCGAAGGCGCGTTCAAGGACTGGGGCTACGAGGTTGCCGCGGAGGAGTTTGGATCGCAGACGATTCGCGAGGACGCGGTGTGGGCAGAGCATGCCGGCGTGGTTCCCGACAACAAGATCGTCATCAAGGATCGAATCGCCGACGCGATGTTCCAGCAGGTCCTCTTGCGACCCAGAGAGTACGCGGTGCTGGCGATGCCGAACCTGAACGGTGACTACCTGTCGGATGCGTGTGCGGCTCAGGTAGGGGGACTCGGGATGGCGCCGGGGGCGAACATGTCGGACGACCTCGCCTGTTTCGAGGCCACCCACGGCACGGCACCGAAATATGCGGGGCAGGACAAGGTCAACCCCGGTTCGTTGATTCTCTCCGCGATGATGATGCTTGAGCACATGGGATGGAACGAAGCCGCTCACGCCATCGATCGCGCACTGGAAACGACCATCGACCAGAAGGTCGTGACCTACGACCTGGCGCGTCAGATGGACGGTGCCCGAGAGGTTCGTTGTTCTGAGTTCGGGGAGGCGATCGTCCGCAACCTGTAA
- the glgB gene encoding 1,4-alpha-glucan branching protein GlgB, translating to MAKKAKYRIGNRNPIPAGSRVTEDDLYLWSHGGHHAAHRFLGAHPSRDSARPGVSFSVWAPRARSVAVIGEFNGWNPETHPLVRLGSSGIWTGVVENAHPGHVYKFHIVSREKGYTVNKADPFAFATQLPSETGSRVCDLSYEWSDEAWMRKRRDFRVSSSPVSIYEMHIGSWRRPDDPSREFLSYEELADQLVPYLQELGFTHVEFLPPMEHPFYGSWGYQTTGYFAPSARYGTPQQFKRLIDRLHRAGIGVVLDWVPSHFPSDEHGLGFFDGGYLFEYSDPKLGYHPDWKSYIFNYGRNEVRSFLVSSAMFWVEEYHVDAIRVDAVASMLHLDYSRDEGQWIANKYGGRENLEAITFLRQLNTAIHDRYPDVLMIAEESTSWPMVSRPVHLGGLGFDMKWDMGWMHDTLDYLERDAIHRKFHHEALTFRSMYAYSENFVLPLSHDEVVHGKRSLVDKMPGDVWQRLATLRALFGLMYTTPGKKLLFMGGEFGQWLEWNHDASLQWGLLQNRPHEGLRRWVRDLNHFYRASPALHGSDFNEEGFSWIDCSDSEQSIVSYVRRPPNGGKPLVIVANLTPVIRADYRIGVPHSGRWNERLNSDAEDYSGSGVGNMGGCAAVAMPYHGQPFSVVLQLPPLGVLVLESADVERPLPGKIRGGPGDVH from the coding sequence ATGGCCAAGAAAGCAAAATACCGGATCGGCAACCGTAATCCAATCCCCGCCGGCTCTCGGGTGACCGAGGACGATCTCTATCTCTGGAGCCACGGGGGACATCACGCGGCTCACCGGTTCCTCGGCGCCCATCCTTCCCGCGACTCCGCCAGACCCGGCGTCAGCTTCTCGGTCTGGGCTCCGCGGGCGCGCAGTGTCGCCGTGATTGGAGAATTCAACGGCTGGAATCCGGAAACCCATCCCCTCGTTCGACTCGGAAGTTCGGGTATCTGGACCGGCGTTGTCGAAAACGCGCACCCGGGACATGTCTACAAGTTTCACATCGTGTCCCGCGAGAAGGGCTACACCGTCAACAAGGCGGACCCGTTTGCCTTCGCGACTCAGCTGCCCTCGGAAACAGGCTCGCGGGTCTGCGATCTGAGCTATGAGTGGAGCGACGAAGCTTGGATGCGGAAGAGGCGGGACTTTCGTGTGTCATCGAGCCCGGTCAGCATCTACGAGATGCACATCGGAAGCTGGCGCCGTCCCGATGATCCGTCCAGAGAGTTCTTGAGCTACGAGGAGCTCGCCGACCAACTGGTTCCTTATCTCCAGGAACTCGGCTTCACCCACGTGGAATTCCTACCACCGATGGAGCACCCGTTCTATGGATCGTGGGGCTACCAGACGACCGGCTATTTCGCGCCCAGCGCACGCTACGGAACGCCTCAACAGTTCAAGCGGCTGATCGATCGGCTGCATCGGGCCGGCATCGGCGTCGTCCTGGATTGGGTTCCCTCGCACTTTCCCAGCGACGAACATGGCCTCGGCTTTTTCGATGGGGGTTACCTGTTCGAATACTCGGATCCGAAACTCGGCTATCACCCCGACTGGAAGAGCTACATCTTCAATTACGGTCGCAATGAGGTGCGGAGTTTCCTCGTTTCGAGCGCCATGTTCTGGGTCGAGGAGTACCACGTCGATGCGATTCGAGTGGATGCGGTGGCCTCCATGCTCCACCTCGACTACTCGCGCGACGAGGGACAGTGGATCGCGAACAAGTACGGCGGCAGGGAAAACCTCGAGGCGATCACATTCCTTCGGCAACTTAATACGGCTATCCACGATCGATACCCTGACGTTCTGATGATCGCCGAAGAGTCGACATCGTGGCCGATGGTGTCCAGACCCGTCCACCTCGGCGGCCTTGGCTTCGACATGAAATGGGACATGGGCTGGATGCATGACACGCTCGATTACCTCGAACGAGACGCGATCCATCGCAAGTTCCATCATGAAGCGCTGACTTTTCGATCGATGTACGCCTACTCCGAAAATTTCGTCTTGCCGCTCTCCCATGACGAGGTCGTCCACGGCAAGCGTTCGTTGGTCGATAAGATGCCTGGTGACGTGTGGCAACGACTTGCCACCCTGCGCGCGCTCTTCGGTTTGATGTACACGACACCCGGGAAGAAGCTGCTGTTCATGGGCGGCGAGTTCGGTCAGTGGTTGGAGTGGAATCACGATGCGTCGCTGCAATGGGGCCTGCTACAGAATCGACCTCACGAAGGCCTCAGGCGTTGGGTTCGAGACCTGAACCACTTCTACAGAGCGTCGCCCGCATTACACGGCAGTGATTTCAACGAGGAGGGTTTTAGCTGGATCGATTGCTCCGACTCGGAGCAGAGCATCGTCTCCTACGTGCGTCGCCCACCGAACGGCGGCAAGCCACTCGTGATCGTGGCAAACCTGACGCCGGTGATTCGAGCCGACTATCGAATCGGTGTTCCGCACTCGGGACGCTGGAACGAGCGCCTGAACAGCGACGCCGAAGATTACTCAGGAAGTGGCGTCGGCAATATGGGCGGCTGCGCCGCAGTCGCGATGCCCTATCACGGGCAGCCCTTTTCGGTCGTCCTGCAGCTCCCTCCGCTCGGTGTGCTGGTGCTGGAATCCGCAGATGTGGAGCGTCCGCTACCTGGTAAGATCCGCGGCGGCCCAGGGGATGTGCACTGA
- a CDS encoding ABC transporter permease — MGLLRKLWAFIKRDFISMVSYRLAFLLQIGGMFLTLLAFFYMTGMINPESEGLEGYRPFDWFVVGLAFQFYFSTALYAFSAKMRSEQLLGTLEAMLVTPTPTSMVIFSSAAWDFTFGAIRVIVLLTFAVLVFDVQLYASGLVVFFVGAFLTLFSSAGLGILSASFILYFKRGDPINFLLSGATTFLGTVFFPVEQLPERIRFASEILPITHSLRIVRGALLQGQSWDQLGGEVVTLAWMTLILLPSGLYFARFAIRSAKREGTLVHY, encoded by the coding sequence ATGGGTCTTCTTAGAAAACTGTGGGCGTTCATCAAGCGCGATTTCATCTCGATGGTGTCCTATCGCCTCGCGTTCCTCCTGCAGATCGGGGGGATGTTCCTGACGCTGCTGGCGTTCTTCTATATGACCGGCATGATCAATCCGGAGAGTGAGGGTCTGGAGGGGTATCGCCCGTTCGACTGGTTCGTCGTTGGGCTGGCATTTCAGTTCTACTTCTCGACGGCCCTGTATGCATTCTCCGCGAAGATGCGCAGCGAACAGCTCCTCGGAACCCTCGAGGCGATGCTGGTGACGCCGACGCCAACCTCGATGGTTATCTTTTCGTCGGCGGCCTGGGATTTCACGTTCGGGGCCATCCGCGTGATCGTCCTTCTGACGTTCGCCGTCCTCGTGTTTGACGTCCAGTTGTATGCCAGCGGGCTTGTGGTCTTCTTCGTGGGTGCGTTCCTGACGTTGTTCTCGTCGGCGGGCCTGGGTATTCTTTCCGCTTCCTTCATCCTGTACTTCAAACGCGGTGATCCCATCAACTTTCTCCTCAGCGGCGCGACGACGTTTCTTGGAACCGTCTTCTTTCCCGTCGAGCAACTGCCTGAGCGGATTCGTTTCGCCTCAGAGATTCTGCCCATCACCCATTCCCTGAGGATCGTCCGCGGGGCGCTGTTGCAGGGGCAATCGTGGGATCAACTCGGTGGCGAGGTGGTGACGTTGGCTTGGATGACCCTGATCCTCCTGCCCTCGGGGCTGTACTTCGCGCGCTTCGCGATTCGCAGTGCCAAGCGCGAGGGCACCCTGGTCCACTACTAA
- a CDS encoding DUF3536 domain-containing protein, giving the protein MLDADGGLEQTINNFSRISFNFGPNLLAWLELNVPDVYRGIQQADRDSAGLYGGHGSALAQAYGHLILPLASARDRETAIAWGLDDFRRRFGRRAEGMWLPETAVDTATLSALAAAGLRFCLLAPRQAAAVRGDGDTEYSPVNEKTLDTGRPYRVDLPDERSIVAFFYDGALAQQLAFGDLLQDGATFASSILERHRSESDSRLVHVATDGESYGHHHTFGEMALARALGVLEDSGATLTNYGQYLDDHPPTATVKIVENSSWSCPHELGRWSRDCGCASEYHEGYHQRWREPLKLALDELRNDLHRVYLTETRELATDPSRLRDGYNGVRMSPDRPTADERLNQLAGRRLDSSEHAHLLAALEMDRLALLTGTSCAWFFEEVSRIEPVQILRYADRALDYASRWDKGDAAGKFRERLRAIPSNNPEIGDAATLFDREVIRARVSPETIAMWTSLRRTLRLGEETLPWSASFRDDVRVTFRGQHRSADRVAGTVTLEARHDRRLIRSAFCWIEDGPSGLFGGLLGPDAAPHFPALGHELATMDGTQIHDRWIARLDPVLVGDDDLETEVTGT; this is encoded by the coding sequence TTGCTTGACGCGGACGGCGGCCTCGAGCAGACAATCAACAACTTCTCCCGAATCAGTTTCAATTTCGGACCCAATCTCCTGGCATGGTTGGAACTCAACGTGCCGGATGTCTACCGCGGTATCCAGCAAGCAGATCGTGACAGCGCAGGACTCTATGGTGGGCACGGGTCGGCACTCGCACAAGCCTATGGACATCTCATCCTCCCGCTGGCCAGTGCCCGGGATCGGGAAACCGCGATCGCCTGGGGTCTCGACGATTTCCGCCGTCGATTCGGTCGACGCGCGGAGGGCATGTGGCTTCCCGAAACCGCCGTCGACACGGCGACGCTCTCCGCTCTGGCTGCCGCAGGTCTTCGTTTCTGTCTGCTTGCGCCACGGCAAGCGGCAGCAGTACGCGGCGATGGCGACACGGAATACTCTCCGGTCAATGAGAAAACTCTGGATACCGGTCGCCCTTACAGGGTGGATCTCCCCGACGAGCGATCGATCGTTGCCTTTTTTTACGACGGTGCCCTGGCCCAGCAGCTTGCGTTCGGCGACCTCTTGCAGGACGGTGCCACGTTCGCAAGCTCGATCCTCGAGCGGCACCGGTCGGAGTCCGACTCGCGACTTGTCCACGTCGCGACCGACGGGGAATCCTATGGGCACCACCACACATTCGGCGAGATGGCGCTTGCCCGCGCGCTGGGGGTACTGGAAGACTCGGGGGCGACGCTGACCAACTACGGTCAGTACCTGGACGACCACCCGCCGACGGCGACGGTGAAGATCGTCGAGAACAGTTCGTGGAGTTGCCCTCACGAGCTTGGCCGTTGGAGTCGGGACTGTGGCTGTGCCTCCGAATACCACGAGGGCTACCATCAACGCTGGCGTGAACCACTAAAGCTGGCGCTCGATGAGCTTCGGAACGACCTCCACCGGGTCTATCTGACGGAGACTCGGGAACTGGCGACCGATCCCTCGCGTTTGCGTGACGGCTACAACGGAGTGCGGATGAGTCCGGATCGGCCAACGGCCGACGAACGACTGAACCAACTTGCCGGCCGACGGCTCGACTCCTCCGAACACGCCCACCTGCTGGCCGCCCTCGAGATGGACCGACTCGCATTGTTGACCGGGACAAGTTGTGCCTGGTTCTTCGAGGAGGTCTCGCGCATCGAACCCGTTCAGATTCTGCGCTATGCCGATCGCGCTCTGGACTACGCGTCCAGGTGGGATAAGGGTGACGCCGCCGGGAAGTTCCGCGAACGGCTTCGTGCGATCCCGAGTAACAACCCGGAGATCGGCGACGCGGCGACGCTCTTCGACCGCGAGGTCATCCGTGCGCGCGTCAGCCCGGAGACGATCGCGATGTGGACCTCGTTGAGGAGGACGCTGCGTCTCGGGGAAGAGACTCTGCCCTGGAGCGCCAGCTTTCGGGACGACGTTCGCGTCACGTTCCGGGGCCAGCATCGCAGCGCCGATCGGGTTGCCGGCACGGTCACCCTCGAGGCACGGCACGACCGGCGCCTGATCCGTTCGGCGTTCTGCTGGATCGAGGATGGTCCTTCGGGTCTGTTCGGGGGGCTACTAGGGCCGGACGCCGCACCCCACTTCCCGGCCCTGGGCCACGAGCTTGCGACGATGGACGGGACGCAGATCCACGATCGCTGGATCGCCAGACTGGATCCCGTTCTGGTCGGCGACGACGATCTGGAGACGGAAGTGACGGGCACCTGA
- a CDS encoding ABC transporter ATP-binding protein, which yields MSRGLEKSFARKRSLGQLFRDPFGRGEEVHALRGVDLAVNDGEIVGLLGPNGAGKTTLLKILSGLILPDKGSAEIGGISTEKENRIKRLLGLVHPDERSFYWRLTGRENLRFFATLYDVPHRKIEQRIDQLLEDLDLVAPSDRRFADYSSGMKQRMSIARAMLHDPPILLMDEPSRSLDPASSLALRELVDERLRVRHGKTILIASHDLAEVQALCDRIYVLIDGRVRLEGTVDDVRRFGVDDVEVLVELEDGPATISGPFKILDDGWTEGRRSLRLSLEAADGFSRMLRSLIDDGCKVRRCDQVEPDLESAFTRILESHREPS from the coding sequence ATGAGCCGCGGACTCGAAAAGTCGTTCGCCAGGAAGCGGTCGCTGGGCCAACTGTTCCGTGACCCCTTCGGTCGGGGCGAGGAGGTCCACGCGCTGCGGGGCGTCGATCTGGCGGTAAACGACGGAGAAATCGTCGGGTTGCTGGGTCCCAACGGCGCCGGCAAGACGACTCTCCTGAAAATCCTCTCGGGACTGATTCTCCCGGACAAGGGGAGCGCGGAGATCGGCGGCATCTCCACCGAGAAAGAGAATCGGATAAAACGGCTCCTCGGCCTGGTCCACCCGGACGAGCGCTCGTTCTACTGGAGGCTCACGGGTCGAGAGAATCTCCGTTTTTTCGCGACGCTGTATGACGTGCCCCATCGGAAGATCGAGCAACGCATCGATCAGTTACTCGAAGATCTTGACCTGGTCGCCCCCTCGGACCGCCGGTTCGCCGACTATTCGTCGGGCATGAAGCAGCGGATGTCGATCGCCCGGGCAATGTTGCATGACCCGCCGATCCTGCTGATGGACGAGCCGAGCCGAAGCCTCGATCCGGCAAGCTCGCTTGCCCTTCGAGAGCTCGTGGACGAGCGTCTGCGCGTGCGGCATGGCAAGACGATCCTGATCGCCAGTCATGATCTTGCGGAAGTCCAGGCATTGTGCGATCGGATCTACGTGTTGATCGATGGCAGGGTTCGGCTCGAGGGCACCGTCGATGACGTCCGTCGATTCGGGGTCGACGACGTGGAGGTCCTTGTCGAGCTCGAAGACGGGCCGGCGACGATCTCCGGCCCGTTCAAGATCCTCGACGATGGTTGGACGGAGGGGCGGCGGTCGCTACGTCTTTCTCTCGAAGCGGCGGACGGATTCTCCAGAATGCTTCGGTCGCTGATCGACGATGGCTGCAAGGTTCGACGCTGCGATCAGGTCGAGCCGGACCTCGAGTCCGCATTTACGAGAATCCTCGAATCCCATCGCGAGCCGAGCTGA
- the trxB gene encoding thioredoxin-disulfide reductase, with product MSVHDVIILGSGPAGLTAAIYTARAGLKPLVVEGLHAGGQLMNTTDVENYPGFPDGVQGPEMMELFKKQAERFGAQFIFGDADHVVLDQPPFQVTVGDTTHESRTVIVATGASPKELGIPGEKEYAGRGVSYCATCDGFFFREKEIVVIGGGDTAMEEALFLTRFGKRVTVVHRRDQLRASKIMATRALENEKIEFLWDSTVDEVRGDDTKVTFMKVRNLKTGETIERPVDGFFVAIGHTPNTALFQGILETDDQLYLREGHGARSNIDGVFIAGDVHDHTYRQAVTAAGAGCKAAIDCERWLEAQSADA from the coding sequence GTGAGTGTTCATGACGTGATCATCCTGGGGTCCGGTCCGGCCGGCTTGACCGCAGCTATTTACACCGCCCGAGCGGGCCTGAAGCCGCTTGTCGTCGAGGGACTTCATGCGGGCGGCCAGCTGATGAATACGACCGACGTCGAGAACTACCCGGGTTTTCCTGACGGGGTTCAGGGTCCCGAGATGATGGAGCTGTTCAAGAAGCAGGCGGAACGATTTGGCGCTCAGTTCATTTTCGGCGACGCGGACCACGTCGTGCTCGATCAACCGCCGTTTCAGGTCACCGTCGGCGATACGACCCACGAGAGTCGGACCGTCATCGTCGCGACCGGCGCCTCGCCCAAGGAACTGGGTATCCCCGGAGAGAAGGAATATGCAGGACGCGGTGTCTCCTATTGCGCCACCTGCGACGGTTTCTTCTTTCGCGAGAAGGAGATCGTCGTGATCGGTGGCGGAGATACGGCGATGGAAGAGGCCCTGTTCCTGACCCGCTTCGGCAAACGAGTGACGGTGGTTCACCGTCGCGACCAGTTGCGAGCGTCGAAGATCATGGCAACGCGGGCACTAGAAAACGAGAAGATCGAGTTCTTATGGGACAGTACCGTGGACGAGGTGCGTGGCGACGACACGAAAGTGACGTTCATGAAGGTGCGAAATCTCAAGACCGGCGAGACGATCGAGCGACCGGTGGACGGCTTCTTCGTCGCCATCGGACACACCCCGAACACCGCGCTGTTCCAGGGGATCCTCGAGACGGACGACCAGCTCTATCTTCGCGAAGGTCATGGAGCGCGCTCGAATATCGACGGCGTGTTCATCGCGGGTGATGTTCACGATCACACCTACCGGCAGGCTGTGACCGCTGCAGGGGCCGGCTGCAAGGCGGCCATCGATTGCGAACGGTGGCTCGAGGCTCAGTCCGCAGACGCCTGA